A genome region from Glycine max cultivar Williams 82 chromosome 5, Glycine_max_v4.0, whole genome shotgun sequence includes the following:
- the CRK9 gene encoding cysteine-rich receptor-like protein kinase 42, translated as MASKYDNKYNNPSFVVVIFTVATLLCFFSHSALSDPRISEVGHYCSTQKSPTSGDYFPIFTKEMEKLQEVVTKQNWGTHSEGMSSTTPIYGLAQCFQDLSSIDCLQCFASSRTKLPRCLPSVSARIYLDGCFLRYDNYSFYTEDTDPLRDTVNCTSQYGAVVGDGEKLVFAESVAKVVESVVRVAVNEGRGIFAVGEGGGVYALAQCWKTVGVKGCSDCLRKAENEVKGCLPKREGRALNTGCYLRYSTVKFYNQGGEDGQGDDSSRKRAIVAAGSVLAAAVVVLTLAASYVAFTKKRKKNNFIEAPPSLKNSSLNYKYETLEKATDYFSSSRKIGQGGAGSVYKGTLPNGNDVAVKRLVFNNRQWVDDFFNEVNLISGMQHKNLVKLLGCSIEGPESLIVYEYLPNKSLDQFIFEKDITRILKWKQRFEIILGTAEGLAYLHGGSEIRIIHRDIKSSNVLLDENLNPKIADFGLARCFGTDKTHLSTGIAGTLGYMAPEYLIQGQLTDKADVYSFGVLVLEIASGRKNNVFREDSGSLLQTVWKLYQSNRLGEAVDPGLGEDFPAREASRVFQIGLLCTQASASLRPSMTQVVSILSNSNLDAPIPKQPPFLNSRLLDQASPLGFSIGSSSSNTFKKTGVSYSPSEFSSTCSLIGPTRNEETIMEA; from the exons ATGGCTTCCAAATATGATAACAAGTACAACAATCcatcatttgttgttgttatctTCACAGTGGCCACCCTATTGTGTTTTTTCTCCCACTCAGCACTATCTGATCCAAGAATCTCAGAAGTGGGGCACTACTGCAGCACACAGAAGTCACCAACAAGTGGTGATTACTTCCCCATATTCACCAAAGAAATGGAAAAACTTCAAGAAGTTGTGACAAAACAAAACTGGGGAACTCACTCTGAGGGCATGTCATCAACCACTCCTATCTATGGCTTGGCACAATGCTTCCAAgacctttccagcattgattgCCTTCAGTGCTTTGCATCCAGCCGCACCAAGCTCCCTCGCTGCCTCCCTTCGGTTTCGGCTCGAATTTACCTTGATGGCTGCTTCCTTCGCTATGACAACTACAGTTTCTACACTGAGGACACTGACCCTTTGAGGGACACAGTGAACTGCACCTCACAGTATGGTGCTGTGGTTGGTGATGGTGAGAAGTTGGTGTTTGCTGAGAGTGTTGCCAAAGTGGTTGAGAGTGTGGTGAGGGTGGCTGTGAATGAGGGAAGAGGCATTTTTGCAGTGGGAGAAGGTGGGGGAGTTTATGCCTTGGCACAGTGCTGGAAAACTGTTGGGGTAAAAGGGTGTAGTGATTGCTTAAGGAAAGCTGAAAATGAAGTTAAAGGGTGTTTGCCTAAGAGGGAAGGGAGGGCCTTGAATACTGGGTGTTATTTGAGATATTCAACTGTTAAGTTCTACAATCAAGGAGGTGAAGATGGCCAAGGAGATG ATTCTTCCAGAAAACGAGCCATCGTAGCAGCAGGGTCAGTCTTGGCTGCAGCTGTTGTAGTGCTCACGCTCGCGGCCTCTTATGTGGCCTTcaccaaaaagagaaaaa AAAACAATTTTATCGAGGCTCCTCCTTCCTTAAAGAATTCTAGCTTGAATTACAAATATGAAACTCTTGAGAAGGCCACAGATTATTTCAGCTCTTCAAGAAAAATAGGCCAAGGAGGAGCTGGTTCTGTATACAAAGGGACTTTGCCAAATGGGAATGATGTTGCTGTTAAGAGATTGGTCTTCAATAATAGGCAATGGGTGGATGATTTCTTCAATGAAGTGAATTTGATTAGTGGAATGCAACACAAGAACCTTGTCAAACTATTGGGCTGTAGCATTGAAGGCCCTGAGAGCCTCATTGTGTATGAGTACCTACCTAACAAGAGCTTAGATCAATTCATTTTTG AAAAGGACATAACAAGGATTCTTAAATGGAAGCAGCGGTTTGAAATAATTCTTGGAACTGCAGAAGGACTTGCATATCTTCATGGAGGCTCTGAAATAAGAATCATTCATCGAGACATAAAGAGTAGCAATGTTCTTCTGGATGAGAATCTTAACCCCAAGATTGCAGATTTTGGTCTTGCCCGGTGTTTCGGTACTGATAAAACGCATCTAAGCACTGGAATTGCTGGAACATT AGGTTACATGGCTCCTGAGTATCTCATTCAAGGACAACTTACAGATAAAGCAGATGTCTATAGTTTTGGAGTACTTGTTCTGGAGATTGCAAGTGGAAGGAAGAATAATGTCTTCCGTGAGGATTCTGGTTCCCTTTTGCAAACA GTTTGGAAACTTTACCAATCAAACAGATTGGGTGAAGCTGTTGATCCTGGCTTGGGAGAAGATTTTCCTGCAAGAGAAGCATCAAGGGTGTTTCAAATTGGATTGCTATGCACACAAGCTTCTGCTTCCCTGAGGCCATCCATGACTCAAGTTGTTAGCATCTTAAGTAATTCAAATTTGGATGCCCCTATACCAAAACAACCTCCATTTTTGAACTCTAGATTGCTAGATCAAGCATCTCCATTAGGTTTTAGCATAGGCAGCTCCTCATCAAACACATTTAAGAAGACTGGTGTGTCCTACAGCCCCTCTGAGTTCTCTAGCACATGCAGCTTAATTGGGCCAACAAGAAATGAAGAAACAATTATGGAAGCTTGA
- the LOC102669209 gene encoding polyribonucleotide nucleotidyltransferase 2, mitochondrial codes for MYVLQSGARMSVGDGTLTIVAKNQSVMDKILEKIDFIVGRQIEVGGIYTGIVTTIKEYGAFVEFNGGQQGLLHISELSHEPVSRVSEVVSVGQKLSLICIGQDVHGNIKLSLKATLPHPGGLETNVVVEESVASVKETANIWAPVGNVSSIQEEQNSASELSLGNLELGEAKSETSQVPVILIRSAAECDEEEKSSSLNLSSKNPQVDNGVQLDLKSKSRSQNAKSCRSRDVDAPSSHSGPLPYTNVKKSKLSMHKESKSDLQRPKGDEQGPKDKVTAEDLKLGSEVTAKVSQIGAHGLVLDLGGGLRGIYRFEENNKRHFKIGDEMRVVCSSFSSKGVPVLSFVDDQ; via the exons ATGTATGTACTACAATCAGGTGCACGGATGTCTGTAGGTGATGGAACACTTACAATAGTTGCTAAGAATCAATCTGTAATGGACAAAATACTAGAAAAG ATTGATTTTATTGTGGGCCGTCAAATTGAAGTTGGAGGTATCTACACAGGTATTGTCACCACTATAAAAGAATACGGAGCTTTTGTGGAGTTTAATGGTGGCCAGCAGGGCCTACTCCACATTTCTGAGTTGTCACATGAACCG GTCTCCAGAGTTTCAGAGGTTGTCTCTGTTGGCCAGAAGCTTTCTTTGATATGCATAGGCCAAGATGTTCATGGTAACATTAAATTATCCCTTAAAGCAACTTTGCCTCATCCTGGAGGATTGGAGACTAATGTTGTAGTTGAAGAATCTGTTGCATCTGTAAAAGAAACAGCCAACATTTGGGCACCGGTTGGGAATGTGTCTAGTATACAAGAAGAACAAAATTCTGCTTCTGAGTTGTCTTTAGGCAATCTTGAGTTGGGGGAAGCAAAATCCGAAACCTCCCAAGTACCAGTAATTTTAATACGTAGTGCTGCAGAATGTGATGAAGAGGAGAAATCATCCAGCTTGAATCTGTCTTCAAAAAATCCTCAAGTAGATAATGGGGTGCAATTGGATCTCAAGTCAAAATCTCGATCTCAAAATGCTAAATCTTGTAGATCTCGAGATGTTGATGCTCCATCTTCTCATTCAGGTCCCCTGCCTTATACAAATGTTAAGAAGTCAAAACTTTCAATGCACAAAGAGTCAAAATCTGATCTTCAAAGGCCAAAAGGGGATGAGCAGGGACCTAAAGATAAGGTAACTGCAGAAGATCTGAAACTCGGAAGCGAAGTAACTGCCAAAGTCTCGCAAATTGGTGCACATGGGTTAGTGTTGGATTTGGGTGGAGGACTTAGAGGAATTTACCGGTTTGAG GAAAATAACAAAAGGCACTTTAAAATAGGTGATGAGATGCGAGTTGTGTGCTCAAGCTTTTCTAGCAAGGGAGTTCCAGTATTGTCTTTTGTGGATGATCAATAA
- the LOC121174937 gene encoding polyribonucleotide nucleotidyltransferase 2, mitochondrial-like, with translation MKRTKPLLRTLPHFLTWRAFRFRTFAAAATKHLETFTEQFEIGSRVITLETCKIARFANGAVVLAMDNTNVLSTVTAAK, from the coding sequence ATGAAGAGAACGAAGCCACTCCTCCGCACCCTGccgcacttcctcacatggcgTGCCTTCCGCTTCCGCACCTTCGCCGCCGCCGCCACCAAGCACCTCGAGACCTTCACAGAGCAATTCGAAATCGGTTCGCGCGTGATCACGCTCGAGACCTGCAAGATCGCGCGCTTCGCCAATGGCGCCGTCGTTTTGGCCATGGACAACACCAACGTCCTTTCCACCGTCACCGCCGCTAAATGA
- the LOC100819151 gene encoding isocitrate dehydrogenase [NADP], with protein sequence MVRVSAVRLSATMFSSTSLRNPNFLLLPTRFDAPVLRSHTLSFSNRLSLRCYAARAAFDRVPVLNPIVEMDGDEMTRIIWRMIKDKLIFPYLDLNIKYFDLGLQNRDATDDRVTVESAEATLKYNVAVKCATITPDETRVKEFGLKSMWRSPNGTIRNILNGTVFREPIICCNIPRIVSGWKKPICIGRHAFGDQYRATDAIITGPGKLKLVFVPEDGDAPMELDVYNFKGPGVALAMYNVDESIRAFAESSMSLAFAKKWPLYLSTKNTILKKYDGRFKDIFQEVYEERWRQKFEEHSIWYEHRLIDDMVAYALKSEGGYVWACKNYDGDVQSDLLAQGFGSLGLMTSVLLSSDGKTLEAEAAHGTVTRHFRFHQKGQETSTNSIASIFAWTRGLEHRAKLDNNEKLRDFTQNLEAACVETVESGKMTKDLAILIHGPKVSREFYLNTEEFIDAVAHNLQKKLREPAVV encoded by the exons ATGGTAAGAGTATCAGCGGTTCGATTAAGCGCCACCATGTTCTCCTCAACCTCTCTCAGAAACCCTAACTTCCTCCTCCTTCCAACTCGCTTCGACGCACCCGTTCTTCGCTCCCACACGCTTTCCTTCTCCAATCGCCTCTCGCTTCGATGCTACGCTGCTCGCGCCGCCTTCGACAGAGTTCCCGTTCTCAATCCCATCGTCGAAATGGACG GTGATGAAATGACGAGGATTATATGGAGGATGATCAAGGATAAA CTTATATTTCCTTACCTGGATTTGAACATAAAGTACTTTGATTTGGGGCTTCAAAATCGTGATGCTACTGATGACAGAGTTACTGTGGAAAGTGCTGAAGCCACTCTCAA GTATAACGTCGCTGTGAAATGTGCAACAATAACTCCTG ATGAGACCCGAGTGAAAGAATTTGGACTGAAGTCTATGTGGAGAAGCCCCAATGGCACAATTAGGAATATTTTAAATG GTACTGTTTTCCGTGAACCCATAATATGCTGCAACATACCGAGAATTGTTTCCG GATGGAAAAAACCCATTTGTATTGGTAGGCATGCTTTTGGTGACCAGTATCGGGCCACTGATGCAATAATTACAGGACCAGGGAAGCTTAAGTTGGTATTTG TCCCAGAAGATGGTGatgctccaatggagcttgatGTTTACAATTTCAAAGGCCCAGGTGTAGCACTTGCTATGTATAATGTTGATGAG TCTATTCGAGCATTTGCTGAATCATCAATGTCACTTGCATTTGCAAAGAAATGGCCACTTTACTTGAGCACCAAAAACACAATTCTAAAGAAATATGATGGCAG ATTTAAGGACATATTCCAGGAGGTGTATGAAGAAAGGTGGAGGCAAAAGTTTGAAGAACACTCAATATG GTATGAGCATAGGCTAATTGATGACATGGTAGCATATGCACTCAAAAGTGAAGGTGGATATGTTTGGGCTTGCAAGAATTATGATGGTGATGTCCAAAGTGATTTACTTGCTCAAG GTTTTGGCTCATTGGGTCTCATGACTTCTGTGCTG TTATCTTCTGATGGCAAGACATTAGAAgctgaggcagctcatggaacTGTAACTCGACATTTTCGGTTTCATCAGAAGGGACAAGAAACTAGTACAAACAGTATTGCTTCCATATTTGCATGGACAAGAGGACTGGAACATAG AGCGAAGCTggataataatgaaaaattacgGGATTTTACTCAAAATTTGGAGGCTGCATGTGTTGAGACAGTGGAATCAGGAAAGATGACTAAAGATCTTGCAATTCTGATTCATGGACCTAA GGTATCAAGGGAATTTTACTTGAACACGGAGGAATTTATTGATGCTGTGGCACATAATCTTCAGAAAAAGCTCCGAGAGCCTGCAGTGGTCTAG